TCGATTTCAATCGAGTCCATTAAGTTTTTTACATAGAGACCTAATTCAGTATCGCCTTCAACAATGAGTCGACGTTGGAAGAATAATGTATCAGGATCTTGCCGTCTAGTTGCTATCATTATTAAGTCATTGGCATTGCCGATGAAGCTTACATCAGGTATTTCTTCGCGGCTAACCACAAGTTTGTTATCAATTAAGCTGACAAACCAGACTAATTGAAGATCGACAACTTGGATTTTGAGCCAACGATTTTCTAAAAAATCTAGCTCGCCATCTTCAAGTGAATGTTTGAATTGCAATTGTAATAATTGTTCAATAGCTCTTTTTTTTACGCTAAAGGGTATACATTGTAATGTCATACCCAACATTTGTGGCGCTTTATCGACAAATTGTGAATGAATTCTTCCTAGAAATTGGTGTTTATTGCCAATCATTTACGCATCTCCAGAGATCATCTTCTCATAAATATCTAAATCAGTATTTAGATGCTCGAAAACTTCTTCACTAACTTCATCACGAACTTTCATTTGAAGTAATGCGGTGCGCTCCGCCCCAATTGCAACTAAACGCATACGTCTTTCTAGATTTTCAGCTTCAAGAGCTTTTTGTTCTAAATCTTTTAAGCCAGTTCGACGTCTTAATGAACCTATAACACGTGAACCAACTTCGTGGATAATTTCTTGATCTAGGCCTTCTTCAGACGTTTCTTGTAAAAGGCTAGTTTGCATTTTTTCAAGACTAACGATAGCTTCTTCAGCCATTTGTCCTTTTACGGTTAATATTTCGTTGTCTTGTTCAGAGTTATCCAAGATCACGCTACCACGTAATAAAATTGGTAACATGATAATAGCGGATATTAATGATACTAATATAATACCAGCAGCAATAAATACGAGTTGATATCTGCCTGCAATGGTTATTGGAATAGATAATACACCGGCTAGTGTTATCGCTCCGCGGACACCAGCAAAAGTAGATATCCATAAATCACGTGTGGTATATGAATTAAATGCTAATGGACGCTTTGTGCCAAATGGCATTGTTGGCATTTTTTTCATAGCCCAAAGCCAAGCAAATCGAGTACCCATTAATACTATAAAAACGAACAATACAATTAAGCATAGTTGCCATAATTCAATTGATGCATCGGTTTGGTTTTCAGCAAATGTATTTTTTAAAATACTTGGAAGCTGAATACCTAATAGAACAAAAACAAATCCATTGAATACGAACGTTAACATTGACCATGCACTATCAGATTGTAAGCGAGTTGTTAAAGGGGCATTACGCATCATTCCTGAGTGGTTAACTGTCATACCAGCACTTACTGCAGCTAAAATACCGGAACAGTGACATTCTTCAGCAATGATATAAGCGGCAAATGGTAGTAAGAATAATAGTACGATTTGGATTGCGGGATCATTGTTTGTTAGTTGGTTTATTTTACGCAAAATACGAGCATATAACCAAGTGAATATCACCCCAACAGCTAATCCACCTAAAGCAACCACGAAGAAGGATATACTGATTTGTAATAAGTTGAATTCAAATGCACCCGCTGCAATTGCAAGTGCAAATTTTAAGGAAACAAGGCCAGAAGCGTCATTCATTAAGGCTTCACCTTCAATGATTTCCATCTTCTCTTTTTCAATTCGTCCTTTACCGACAATACCACTAAGTGCGACGGCATCGGTAGGTGATAATACTGCTGCTAATGCAAATACGGCTGGCATTGAAATATCTGGTAGCATCCAATGTAGTAAGTAACCCAGAGCAACAATTGATATAACCACTAGAACCAAGGCTAGCCCTACAATTTCTCGTACATTATGGACAAAATCTTTTACAGAAGTTTTACGTCCATCAGCAAATAGTAAAGGAGGAATGAACAGTACAAGAAATAGGTCTGAGTTAAACTCTAAATAAATACCTAATGCGGCAAGAATACTACCTAGTAGTATCTGCATTAGAGGCAATGGGATCTGTATTGGTAACATTTTTATAATGACACCAGAAAGTGATACAATTAATACTATTAGTAATATTGTTGAAAATAGTTCCATAGCTACTCTTTTAGTTATCCCATATATAGTTATCTATTATATAGGATTTTTAAGAATATTTCAGGTTAAAATTGTATAAAATCACTCAAATTTTAAGCAATCTCTATTATTGATCAAAAAAAGTAATAATTTAATTGATGGGCAGATTAGATGGAAAATTGGCGAAGAGCATTTGTATTACATACCAGAACATACAGTGAAAGCAGTTTGCTAGTCGATTTATTCGTTGAAAATGTTGGGAAAGTAACCATTTTAGCAAAAGGTGCTAGGCGTAAACGCTCTGCATTAAAAGGTATTT
This Gilliamella sp. ESL0443 DNA region includes the following protein-coding sequences:
- a CDS encoding SCP2 domain-containing protein, translated to MIGNKHQFLGRIHSQFVDKAPQMLGMTLQCIPFSVKKRAIEQLLQLQFKHSLEDGELDFLENRWLKIQVVDLQLVWFVSLIDNKLVVSREEIPDVSFIGNANDLIMIATRRQDPDTLFFQRRLIVEGDTELGLYVKNLMDSIEIEAMPRFLRLTLEKLADIIESAPKD
- a CDS encoding Na+/H+ antiporter, which produces MELFSTILLIVLIVSLSGVIIKMLPIQIPLPLMQILLGSILAALGIYLEFNSDLFLVLFIPPLLFADGRKTSVKDFVHNVREIVGLALVLVVISIVALGYLLHWMLPDISMPAVFALAAVLSPTDAVALSGIVGKGRIEKEKMEIIEGEALMNDASGLVSLKFALAIAAGAFEFNLLQISISFFVVALGGLAVGVIFTWLYARILRKINQLTNNDPAIQIVLLFLLPFAAYIIAEECHCSGILAAVSAGMTVNHSGMMRNAPLTTRLQSDSAWSMLTFVFNGFVFVLLGIQLPSILKNTFAENQTDASIELWQLCLIVLFVFIVLMGTRFAWLWAMKKMPTMPFGTKRPLAFNSYTTRDLWISTFAGVRGAITLAGVLSIPITIAGRYQLVFIAAGIILVSLISAIIMLPILLRGSVILDNSEQDNEILTVKGQMAEEAIVSLEKMQTSLLQETSEEGLDQEIIHEVGSRVIGSLRRRTGLKDLEQKALEAENLERRMRLVAIGAERTALLQMKVRDEVSEEVFEHLNTDLDIYEKMISGDA